A section of the Meles meles chromosome 8, mMelMel3.1 paternal haplotype, whole genome shotgun sequence genome encodes:
- the TMEM218 gene encoding transmembrane protein 218 produces MAGTVLGVGAGVFLLALLWVLVLLLCVLLSRASGIARFSVVFVFLGALIVTSVLLLFPRASEVPAPEVEMKIVDSFFIGRYVLLAFLTAVFLGGLFLVLIHHVLEPIYAKPLRSY; encoded by the exons ATGGCTGGCAccgtgctgggggtgggggccggcGTGTTCCTCTTGGCCCTGCTCTgggtgctggtgctgctgctgtgTGTGCTGTTATCCAGAGCCTCCGGGATAGCCAG GTTCTCTGTCGTTTTTGTGTTCCTCGGTGCTCTGATCGTCACGTCGGTTCTGCTGCTCTTCCCCCGAGCCAGTGAAGTCCCAGCTCCCGAGGTCGAAATGAAG ATTGTGGATTCCTTTTTCATTGGCCGCTATGTCCTGCTGGCTTTCCTCACTGCTGTCTTCCTTGGAGGCCTCTTTTTGGTTCTCATTCATCATGTCCTAGAGCCAATCTACGCCAAACCACTGCGGTCCTACTGA